The Posidoniimonas polymericola genome includes the window CTCAGCCAAGAGGAACTATGGGAGCTCCTCGCCAAGGTGCGCGACGCCTCGGCCGACGGCCGCCACGAGCTGTTCAAGACCAGCAAAAACTTCGACGGCCCGTACCACCGCGAGCAGCACGGGTTTGCGGTCGAGGGGTGACCTCACGGGTTGGCAGTATCGTCGGCGGCGGGCGGCCAAAGATCTACCGTGCGAAGATGCTCGGCCACGAAGCGGACCACCGTCTGGCGATACCGCTCCGGCGCCCACTTGGCGTAGTTCTGGTGCCCGAGTCCCTCGAACCAGACCAGCTCCTTCGGTTCGTTGGCCGCCGCGAAAAGCCGGCGAGTGTCCTCGGGGGTTGTCTGTGCGTCGGTCGCGCCCCCCACGATCATCACTGGGCACGTCAGATGAGCCACGGCGTCGACAGGACGCAGGTCCTCGCAGCGGATGCCGGTCCGCGGCTCGAGCTGCACCAGCAATGCCCACGACGCCAGCGGGCCAAACCAACCTAGGCGTTCACGGGTGCGGTTGCCGACCGCGGCCTCGATCGTAGGGAACACAGCCTCCAGCACGACCGCATCGACGCCCCGCAGGTCGGCCAACGCCGCGGCTGCGCCTCCCAGCGAGTAGCCCACCACCGCAAGCGGTTCGCCTGGGCAGCGTTCTCTGGCCAGGGCAATCGCGGCCTCGACGTCGTGGCGTTCGGTGTGTCCCAGCCCGACCTGCCCGCCGGAGCTCTCGCCGTGGCAGCGGTGGTCGAACAGCACGCTCGAGAGCCCGGCCTCGGCGAACAGCCGGGCCCTCGCCAGGGAAGAGCCGCGGTGGGTGTGGATGCCGTGGGCAATCACCACGACGCCGCGGCCCGGGTCGCCCTGGCGGAACCAGCCGGCGAGTTGATCGCCTGCAACCGTGCCGAACGAGACCTCCTCCACGGAAAAGTCTGCAGGCCTCGGCACTATTTGGTGGTGCGGCGCCAGCAGTCGGCCCGCCGCCAGCCAAGCGACTCCGGCTGCAACGACGCACGCCAACGCCGCCGCCCAGGCGGTCCGGCGGAGAAAACTTCTGCTTGGTCGCCAAAGCCGCATGCCGCGCTCATGGAGGGGTGATCCCTTGAGTAAGGTATTTGGCAGCAGGAGGTTCGGTTCGGCGATTCGGCTTTCAACCGTCCCTGGCGTTCCTCGTCGCTACTCGCCCTTGTCGACAACCGCCTTGAAGGTCCGCGTCAGGGGTCGGCCGTTCATCGGGTCGATCGAGGTCGCGACGCCGATCACGACGTCGCCGGGCTCTACCGCGTAGTAGTCGAGGGCGTCATTCGCGTACTGCAGCGGCGCAACTTTGTTCAGGGACTTCCCGCCGTTCTTCCATTCTTCGAGAGAATCGAGGTCGATGGCCTCGAAGACTTCCTCGGGTGTCTTCCCCTCGCTCTCTAGCACCAGCAGCCAGTCCGACTCGACCGACGAACTCTGGCGGCGGCCGTACATGCGGTTGCCGTACCCCAACGCGACCCTGTCGGCGATCTGCACCAGGCCGAGCCACTGCGATCGTCGGTCCATCACCTGGGGGGCGCCGTTGCTGAGCGTGACGGTTTCTTCCCCGCTTACGCTGTTGGGCTGCTGGTCGCTCACGCCGTTCCACTCTACGCGGAGCCGCGCCGTTCGGGCGGTGAAGAGCGTGATCGTGACCTCCGCGTCGCGACCGGCCTCGAGGCTCGCCACCTTGTAGGTTCCGCGGTACCCGTTGGCGTTGACCTGCGCCGTGTACCGCCCGGGGTACGCCTGGAACGCGGCCAGGCCGTCGGCGTCGGTAGATTCGCTGCTGCTAGAGCGGGGGTTGCCCGAGTAGCGTCGCAGCGACACCGAGGCGCCCACAATCGGCGACCCCTCTGCGTCGACAACCTTCACCGCGAATTCTTGCTTGTCCTTCTTCTCAAAACGCACCGCGGTGATCACGCCCGCGTCCCGCGCCCGCCAGGCCGCGTCGTCGAACTGGTGTTCGGACGGCTTGAGGTGTTCGCCCTGGAACAGAAGCTTGCACGGGTAGTGGGAGGTGTTGCTGGTGGTGTAGCTGAACAGGTAGTAGCCGCGGTCGAACGCCTCGAGCTCCTCGTTGCTCCCGCTCACCGAGACCCTGAAGTCGTCCCGCGGCACGGCGACGCCGTCCCGGTCCGCGACGCGGAAGTAGACGTACATCGACCGCTCGCGCCGGCTGCCGCCGCTGGTGGGTGGCGTGGCAGAATTGATCGCGTCGATGCGTTTGACCAGTTCCTTCGGCAGTTCTTCCAGTTCCAGCCGCTACTGCAGCCGTTCGTCGAGATCCTGTGAGAACGCCGGATAGGCACGGGCGATGCTCTTGCCGTGCCGCTTCATGACTTCGTTGGCGGTCCCGCCGTGCCCGCTGGCGATCAGCTCGCTGGCGTACCAGTAGGCGACCCGCGGGTCGTCCGGCGAGATCTGATAGGCCTCGGTCAGCAGGCCGAGTGCCGAGCCGGCGGCCTGCAGCTTTGCCTCGAGCGCCCGGACCAGCAGCTCGGTCCCCCTGTCGGCGGGCGCTTCGGCCGGCGCGTTGGCGAGGCCGAGGGCCTGCTGGCCGGAGGCGCCGGAGTGGATCGACGCGACCGACGTGAACGGCGTCCGCAGCACCGACTCGCCGACCGTCACCACGACGTCCTCGCCGTCCATGGTCGCGACGCCCTGCAGCGTGGCGCCGGACCGGAGGGTGATGATCTCTTCTGCCGCAGTGGGCGCCGTGAGGACCGCGGTGGAAAGGAGCAGGCAAGCGACAACAGAACGCAGCGAATCAAATTTCATCGTGATGGGGTCCGCCAAGGTAGTTAGAGTGCCGACCCCTCCAGTCTCGGCAACGGCCAGCCGCGGGTCAACGTCGCGGGGAAGAAGGCGTGGCGTTTGACGAAAAAAGCCCCGGGCGATCTCGCCCGGGGCTTAGTGCTTTTCTGGTTA containing:
- a CDS encoding carboxypeptidase-like regulatory domain-containing protein, with the protein product MYVYFRVADRDGVAVPRDDFRVSVSGSNEELEAFDRGYYLFSYTTSNTSHYPCKLLFQGEHLKPSEHQFDDAAWRARDAGVITAVRFEKKDKQEFAVKVVDAEGSPIVGASVSLRRYSGNPRSSSSESTDADGLAAFQAYPGRYTAQVNANGYRGTYKVASLEAGRDAEVTITLFTARTARLRVEWNGVSDQQPNSVSGEETVTLSNGAPQVMDRRSQWLGLVQIADRVALGYGNRMYGRRQSSSVESDWLLVLESEGKTPEEVFEAIDLDSLEEWKNGGKSLNKVAPLQYANDALDYYAVEPGDVVIGVATSIDPMNGRPLTRTFKAVVDKGE
- a CDS encoding alpha/beta hydrolase, with translation MPRPADFSVEEVSFGTVAGDQLAGWFRQGDPGRGVVVIAHGIHTHRGSSLARARLFAEAGLSSVLFDHRCHGESSGGQVGLGHTERHDVEAAIALARERCPGEPLAVVGYSLGGAAAALADLRGVDAVVLEAVFPTIEAAVGNRTRERLGWFGPLASWALLVQLEPRTGIRCEDLRPVDAVAHLTCPVMIVGGATDAQTTPEDTRRLFAAANEPKELVWFEGLGHQNYAKWAPERYRQTVVRFVAEHLRTVDLWPPAADDTANP